A genomic segment from Tachysurus fulvidraco isolate hzauxx_2018 chromosome 21, HZAU_PFXX_2.0, whole genome shotgun sequence encodes:
- the caln2 gene encoding calcium-binding protein 8 produces MPFHHVRAGLLYTDNFLTHSLSEISEEQLAHISTEELDEIREAFQVLDRDGNGFISKQELGVAMRSLGYMPSEVELAIIMQRLDMDGDGQVDFDEFVTILGPKLLSSDTREGFLGSTIDSIFWQFDMQQMSLEELKQVLFHAFRDHLTMKDIENIIVNEEESMKDNSGNCQTEFEGVHSKGKNRQTCVRKSLICAFAMAFIISVMLIAANQMLRKGMD; encoded by the exons ATGCCTTTTCACCATGTGCGAGCAGGGCTGCTGTACACAGACAACTTCCTGACACACTCGCTGTCTGAGATCAGTGAGGAACAGTTAGCTCACATCTCCACCGAAGAGCTCgatg AGATTCGGGAGGCATTCCAGGTACTGGACAGGGACGGGAACGGCTTCATCTCAAAACAGGAGCTGGGTGTGGCCATGCGCTCCCTGGGCTACATGCCCAGCGAGGTCGAGCTAGCCATCATTATGCAACGTCTGGACATGGATG GTGATGGACAGGTGGATTTTGACGAGTTTGTGACAATACTTGGACCTAAGCTCCTCTCATCTGACACCAGAGAAGGCTTCCTCGGCAGCACTATAGACAGCATCTTCTGGCAG TTTGACATGCAGCAGATGTCTCTGGAGGAGCTGAAACAAGTCCTGTTCCATGCCTTTCGGGACCACCTGACAATGAAGGACATTGAAAACATCATAGTGAATGAGGAGGAGAGCATGAAGGACAACTCAGGAAACTGCCAGACTGAATTTGAGGGAG TGCATTCTAAAGGGAAGAATCGGCAAACGTGTGTCCGCAAGAGCCTCATCTGTGCATTCGCGATGGCCTTCATCATCAGCGTCATGCTTATTGCGGCCAACCAGATGTTGCGTAAGGGTATGGACTAG